Proteins encoded within one genomic window of Conchiformibius steedae:
- the gap gene encoding type I glyceraldehyde-3-phosphate dehydrogenase: protein MSVKVAINGFGRIGRLAFRRLLETEGIEVVAVNDLTPPDMLVHLLKYDTTQGRFRGTAEMTDNGMLVNGKNVKVLADANPENLPWGELGVDVVLECTGFFASKEKSEAHIRAGARKVVISAPGGNDVKTVVFNVNHDVLDGSESVISAASCTTNCLAPMVSVLHKQFGVVQGLMTTVHAYTGDQNTLDAPHRKGDKRRARAAAENIIPNSTGAAKAIGLVIPELKGKLDGAAQRVPVATGSLTELVCTLEKAVSVDEVNAAMKAAANESFAYTDEELVSSDIVGIEFGSLFDATQTRVLDVDGKQLVKTVAWYDNEMSYVCQLVRTVAYFAGKI from the coding sequence ATGAGTGTGAAAGTAGCCATCAACGGTTTTGGCCGTATTGGTCGTTTGGCGTTCCGCCGTTTGTTGGAAACTGAAGGCATTGAGGTGGTCGCCGTGAATGATTTGACCCCGCCTGATATGTTGGTGCATCTGCTGAAGTATGACACCACACAAGGACGTTTTCGCGGTACGGCAGAGATGACCGACAACGGCATGCTGGTAAACGGCAAGAACGTAAAAGTGCTGGCAGATGCCAATCCTGAAAACCTGCCTTGGGGTGAATTGGGTGTGGATGTGGTGCTGGAATGCACAGGTTTTTTTGCTAGCAAGGAAAAATCAGAAGCACATATTCGCGCAGGTGCACGCAAAGTGGTGATTTCTGCTCCTGGTGGCAATGATGTGAAAACTGTGGTGTTCAACGTTAACCACGATGTATTGGATGGCAGTGAAAGCGTGATTTCTGCGGCTTCTTGCACAACCAACTGTTTGGCACCGATGGTATCGGTACTGCACAAGCAATTTGGTGTGGTACAGGGCTTGATGACCACTGTACACGCTTACACTGGTGACCAAAACACTTTGGATGCCCCGCATCGTAAAGGCGACAAACGCCGTGCGCGTGCTGCTGCAGAAAATATTATCCCCAACAGCACAGGTGCAGCCAAAGCCATCGGTTTGGTAATTCCTGAACTGAAAGGCAAACTGGACGGTGCTGCCCAACGTGTACCCGTAGCCACGGGTTCATTGACCGAATTGGTATGTACTTTGGAAAAAGCGGTTAGCGTGGACGAAGTAAACGCTGCCATGAAAGCTGCCGCCAACGAATCGTTTGCTTACACCGATGAAGAGCTGGTATCGTCTGACATCGTCGGTATTGAGTTTGGTTCGCTGTTTGATGCAACACAAACCCGTGTATTGGATGTGGATGGCAAACAGTTGGTTAAAACTGTGGCGTGGTATGACAACGAGATGTCTTACGTTTGCCAGCTGGTGCGTACCGTTGCCTATTTCGCAGGCAAAATTTAA
- the ruvC gene encoding crossover junction endodeoxyribonuclease RuvC: MANQIVRILGIDPGSRSTGFGVVDWHGREPVYVASGCITTIAGDELAGRVGIIVEHIGEIIETYRPNEAAVEKVFVNVNPAATLMLGQARGAAVAALVLRGLPVYEYTALQVKQSVVGKGKAAKEQVQHMVVQMLGLSGTPQADAADGLAVAISHGLRFHGLAGKMGGLALRGGRLRP, from the coding sequence ATGGCTAACCAAATCGTGCGTATTTTGGGCATAGACCCCGGTAGCCGCAGCACGGGCTTTGGCGTGGTGGATTGGCATGGACGTGAACCTGTGTATGTGGCTTCAGGCTGCATTACCACCATTGCGGGGGATGAGTTGGCAGGCAGGGTGGGCATTATTGTGGAACATATTGGCGAAATTATTGAAACCTATCGTCCCAATGAAGCAGCGGTGGAAAAGGTGTTTGTAAATGTGAATCCTGCGGCAACGCTGATGTTGGGACAGGCTAGGGGCGCAGCGGTAGCGGCTTTGGTATTGCGCGGTTTGCCTGTGTATGAATACACGGCTTTACAGGTTAAACAGTCAGTGGTAGGCAAGGGCAAAGCTGCCAAAGAGCAGGTACAGCACATGGTGGTACAGATGTTGGGTTTGTCGGGTACGCCACAGGCAGATGCGGCAGATGGTTTGGCGGTTGCTATCAGTCATGGGCTGCGCTTTCACGGTTTAGCTGGTAAAATGGGCGGCTTGGCATTGCGCGGCGGACGTTTGCGCCCGTGA